From the Rhodanobacter soli genome, one window contains:
- a CDS encoding class I SAM-dependent methyltransferase, with product MPLNDTLAFLRAWLRDPRGIGAVTPSGAALARLMTSHASALGGPVIELGPGTGVLTRALLARGVPLHRLALIEADPHFADALSRRYPEATILRMDAARLGDTESLFGDERACAVVSGLPLLSMPPAQVTAIVQGAFERQLRSGGMFYQFTYGPRCPLPPALLARLNLQARRVGSALLNLPPAAVYCISRRAEIQVAA from the coding sequence ATGCCGTTGAACGACACCCTGGCTTTCCTGCGCGCCTGGCTGCGCGATCCACGCGGCATCGGCGCAGTGACGCCGTCCGGTGCCGCACTGGCGCGACTGATGACCAGCCACGCCAGCGCGTTGGGCGGGCCGGTGATCGAATTGGGGCCGGGCACCGGCGTACTGACCCGCGCCCTGCTGGCGCGCGGCGTGCCGCTGCACCGGCTGGCCCTGATCGAGGCCGACCCGCACTTCGCCGACGCGCTGAGCCGGCGCTACCCGGAGGCGACCATCCTGCGCATGGACGCCGCCCGGCTCGGCGATACCGAGTCGCTGTTCGGCGACGAACGCGCCTGCGCCGTGGTCAGCGGCCTGCCGCTGCTGTCGATGCCGCCGGCCCAGGTCACCGCCATCGTGCAGGGTGCGTTCGAACGCCAGCTGCGCAGCGGCGGCATGTTCTACCAGTTCACCTACGGCCCGCGCTGTCCGCTGCCGCCGGCCCTGCTCGCGCGGCTGAACCTGCAGGCCCGCCGGGTCGGCAGTGCCCTGCTCAACCTGCCGCCGGCGGCGGTCTACTGCATCAGCCGGCGAGCGGAGATCCAGGTCGCAGCCTGA
- a CDS encoding AsmA family protein: MKRSRKVLSWIAGIVLASVVVMLIVVATFDWNRMKPFIGDKVSQAIGRPFAINGELTVDWRRDRNGRWPGSWLPWPEFTARDISIANPDWATQPQFAHLDALRFRLSPLPLLIHRIDVPTLQLVHPTADLERDKSGRASWDFALPENTAPSAWKLQLGTIGFDQGLLTLDDAASRVKLKLVVEPLQAAIPYDQIVAQQSSAAREEAGKTLGAAAKKTLASGDVGSKPDKTRSSITYQFGWTAEGSYQGSPLKGKGRTGAVLALQDTTTPFPLQADVRIGDSRIALVGTLTDPLHLGALDVRLWLSGSSMARLYPITGITLPDTPPYATEGHLKAELHRSGSHYSYQDFRGRVGGSDLAGNLMFVTGGKRPKLSGDVHSKLLQFADLAPLIGADSNTEKQQRGDATPQPADKLLPVEPFRTDRWQAMDADVTFTGTRIVRGEALPIDSLATHLVLNNGALYLDPLSFGLAGGTVRSNITLDGSRAPMRGVLALNARHLKLKQLFPTFEPMRTSFGEINGDAALDAQGNSIAALLGSANGELKLLMNDGAISKTLLETAGLNVGNIVIGKLFGDKTVQINCAATDMAASNGLFDMRLFVFDTDDAVIDVTGTVDLANEKLDLDVKPHTKGFRVFSLRSPLYVRGTLKNPNVGVQAGPLLARGAGAVALGVVAAPAAALLALVAPSHGDAGDNTCRAVLQQLRSSGKMMPAGKGKSR; encoded by the coding sequence ATGAAACGCAGCCGGAAAGTACTCAGCTGGATCGCGGGCATCGTGCTGGCGTCGGTCGTGGTGATGCTGATCGTGGTCGCCACGTTCGACTGGAACCGCATGAAACCGTTCATCGGCGACAAGGTCAGCCAGGCGATCGGGCGGCCGTTCGCGATCAACGGCGAGCTGACGGTGGACTGGCGGCGCGATCGCAACGGCCGCTGGCCCGGCTCATGGTTGCCGTGGCCCGAGTTCACCGCGCGCGACATCAGCATCGCCAACCCGGACTGGGCCACGCAGCCGCAGTTCGCCCACCTCGACGCGCTGCGCTTCCGGCTGTCGCCGCTGCCGCTGCTGATACACCGCATCGACGTGCCCACGCTGCAGCTGGTGCATCCCACGGCTGACCTCGAGCGCGACAAATCGGGACGTGCCAGCTGGGATTTCGCGCTGCCGGAAAACACGGCGCCTTCCGCCTGGAAGCTGCAGCTGGGCACGATCGGTTTCGACCAGGGGCTACTCACGCTCGACGACGCGGCGAGCCGCGTGAAGCTCAAGCTGGTGGTGGAGCCGCTGCAGGCGGCGATCCCGTACGACCAGATCGTGGCCCAGCAATCCAGCGCCGCGCGCGAGGAGGCCGGCAAGACGCTGGGTGCCGCGGCGAAGAAAACCCTGGCCAGCGGCGATGTCGGGTCGAAACCGGACAAGACCAGATCATCCATCACTTACCAGTTCGGCTGGACCGCCGAAGGCAGTTACCAGGGCAGTCCGCTCAAGGGCAAAGGCCGAACCGGCGCCGTGCTGGCATTGCAGGACACGACCACGCCGTTCCCGCTGCAGGCCGACGTGCGCATCGGCGACAGCCGCATCGCCCTGGTCGGCACGCTGACCGATCCGCTGCACCTGGGTGCGCTGGACGTACGCCTGTGGCTGTCCGGCTCCAGCATGGCCAGGCTGTATCCGATCACCGGCATCACCCTGCCCGACACCCCGCCGTACGCGACCGAAGGCCACCTGAAGGCCGAACTCCACCGCAGCGGCAGCCACTACAGCTACCAGGACTTCCGCGGTCGCGTCGGCGGCAGCGACCTGGCCGGCAACCTGATGTTCGTCACCGGCGGCAAGCGCCCCAAGTTGAGCGGCGACGTGCACTCGAAGCTGCTGCAATTCGCCGACCTGGCCCCGCTGATCGGCGCCGATTCCAACACCGAGAAACAGCAGCGCGGCGACGCGACACCGCAGCCCGCCGACAAACTGCTGCCGGTCGAGCCGTTCCGTACCGACCGCTGGCAGGCGATGGATGCGGACGTGACTTTCACCGGCACGCGCATCGTGCGCGGCGAGGCGCTGCCCATCGACTCGCTCGCCACCCACCTGGTCCTCAACAACGGCGCCCTGTACCTGGACCCGCTGAGCTTCGGGCTGGCCGGCGGCACCGTGCGCAGCAACATCACCCTCGACGGCAGCCGCGCGCCGATGCGCGGCGTGCTGGCACTCAACGCACGCCATCTCAAGCTCAAGCAGCTGTTCCCGACCTTCGAGCCGATGCGCACCAGCTTCGGCGAGATCAACGGCGACGCCGCGCTCGATGCGCAAGGCAACTCCATCGCCGCCCTGCTCGGCAGCGCGAACGGCGAGCTGAAGCTGCTGATGAACGACGGCGCGATCAGCAAGACCCTGCTGGAAACTGCCGGCCTCAACGTCGGCAACATCGTCATCGGCAAGCTGTTCGGCGACAAGACCGTGCAGATCAACTGCGCCGCCACCGACATGGCCGCCAGCAACGGCCTGTTCGACATGCGCCTGTTCGTGTTCGACACCGACGACGCCGTGATCGACGTCACCGGCACGGTGGACCTCGCCAACGAGAAACTCGACCTGGACGTGAAACCGCACACCAAGGGTTTCCGCGTGTTCTCGCTGCGCTCGCCGCTGTACGTCCGCGGCACGCTGAAGAACCCGAACGTCGGCGTGCAGGCCGGCCCGCTGCTGGCGCGCGGCGCCGGCGCCGTCGCGCTGGGCGTGGTCGCCGCCCCGGCCGCCGCCCTGCTCGCCCTGGTCGCGCCCAGCCACGGCGACGCCGGCGACAACACCTGCCGCGCCGTGCTGCAGCAACTGCGCAGCTCCGGCAAGATGATGCCGGCAGGCAAGGGTAAATCCAGATGA
- a CDS encoding DMT family transporter → MQPVNQARLQIHFCVLLWGFTAILGKLITLPALPLVWWRMLLVVAALLLMPRVWRGLRAMPARLIWAYAGIGVLVSLHWLSFYAAIKLSNASVGATCIALGPVFLAFIEPWIAKRRFDPRELLIGVAVVPGVVMVVGGVPHDMRLGIAVGVLSALFVAFFGSLNKRLVEHGDPLTVTFIELGTGTVFLTLLAPFIPHAGPAFMLPGTHDALLLLALSFGCTLLPFALALVALRHMSAFGTQMVTNLEPVYAIMLAIVLLGEQHELDGWFYAGVAVILAAVFMHPLLNRRARSTRQPELLGTAESHSMVD, encoded by the coding sequence ATGCAACCCGTCAACCAGGCCCGTCTGCAGATTCATTTCTGCGTGTTGCTGTGGGGCTTCACCGCGATTCTCGGCAAGCTGATCACGCTGCCCGCGCTGCCGCTGGTGTGGTGGCGCATGCTGCTGGTGGTGGCGGCGCTGTTGCTGATGCCACGGGTCTGGCGCGGCTTGCGCGCAATGCCGGCGCGGCTGATCTGGGCATATGCCGGCATCGGCGTGCTGGTGTCGCTGCACTGGCTGAGCTTCTATGCGGCGATCAAGCTGTCGAACGCCTCGGTCGGCGCCACCTGCATCGCGCTGGGGCCGGTGTTCCTGGCTTTCATCGAACCGTGGATCGCCAAGCGCAGGTTCGATCCGCGCGAGCTGCTGATCGGCGTGGCGGTGGTTCCGGGCGTGGTGATGGTGGTGGGCGGCGTGCCGCACGACATGCGCCTGGGCATTGCGGTGGGCGTGCTGTCGGCGCTGTTCGTGGCGTTCTTCGGCTCGCTCAACAAGCGCCTGGTCGAGCATGGCGACCCGCTCACGGTGACCTTCATCGAACTGGGCACCGGCACGGTCTTCCTCACCCTGCTCGCGCCGTTCATCCCGCATGCCGGCCCGGCGTTCATGCTGCCGGGCACGCACGATGCGCTGTTGCTGCTGGCGCTGTCGTTCGGCTGCACCCTGCTGCCGTTCGCGCTGGCGCTGGTGGCGTTGCGCCACATGAGCGCGTTCGGCACGCAGATGGTGACCAACCTGGAGCCGGTCTACGCGATCATGCTGGCGATCGTGCTGCTGGGCGAGCAGCATGAGCTGGACGGCTGGTTCTATGCCGGCGTGGCGGTGATCCTGGCCGCGGTGTTCATGCATCCGCTGCTGAACCGGCGGGCACGCAGCACCAGGCAGCCCGAGTTGCTCGGCACCGCCGAAAGCCACAGCATGGTCGACTGA
- a CDS encoding class I SAM-dependent methyltransferase, with protein sequence MTDKQQHWETVYRTKAPDAVSWYRPHLDTSLALIERAAPERNTAVLDVGGGASTLVDDLLARGYRDLSVLDISATALNIARERLGETANAVTWLAADLLDAPLPQARYDLWHDRAVFHFLTEAEQRAHYLRQLTHALKPGGHAILATFGPQGPLKCSGLDTVRYDVGELARVLGDGFALVDSTLEFHATPFGTTQQFLYALFRRTSADTTGDMR encoded by the coding sequence ATGACCGACAAGCAGCAGCACTGGGAAACGGTCTACCGGACCAAGGCGCCGGATGCGGTCAGCTGGTACCGCCCGCATCTGGATACCTCACTGGCGTTGATCGAGCGCGCCGCGCCCGAGCGCAACACCGCCGTGCTCGATGTGGGCGGCGGCGCATCTACCCTGGTCGACGACCTGCTTGCACGCGGCTACCGCGACCTCAGCGTGCTCGACATTTCCGCGACGGCCCTGAACATCGCCCGTGAACGCCTGGGCGAGACGGCGAACGCGGTGACCTGGCTGGCGGCCGACCTGCTCGACGCGCCGCTGCCGCAGGCCCGCTACGACCTGTGGCACGACCGCGCCGTGTTCCACTTCCTGACCGAGGCGGAACAACGCGCGCACTACCTGCGGCAGCTCACCCATGCCCTGAAGCCGGGCGGCCACGCGATACTGGCCACGTTCGGCCCGCAGGGCCCGCTGAAGTGCAGCGGGCTGGATACGGTCCGCTACGACGTTGGGGAACTTGCCCGCGTACTCGGCGACGGCTTCGCGCTGGTCGACAGCACGCTGGAATTCCACGCAACCCCGTTCGGCACCACCCAGCAGTTCCTTTACGCCTTGTTCCGGCGGACGTCCGCCGACACCACGGGAGACATGCGCTGA
- a CDS encoding cation transporter: MANCDTCCGAAAAQLALRQRGVLKTVLVINAAAFAIMVVAAMQARSSALLSDSFDYLGDALTYLVSLWAVGRSMHAKTQVARIKGGLIVMAGLLVLVQLGWRAWHPAEPLFAWMGAFSLLGLLANGWCLLLLYRHRDDDLNMSSVWICSRNDVAANLSVVLAAAGVWAFDAAWPDRLVALGLAVLLLRSGCGVLRDAARSTR; encoded by the coding sequence ATGGCAAATTGCGACACATGCTGCGGAGCCGCGGCGGCACAACTGGCGCTGCGCCAGCGTGGCGTGTTGAAGACCGTGCTCGTCATCAACGCCGCCGCCTTCGCGATCATGGTCGTGGCCGCCATGCAGGCGCGCTCCTCGGCGCTGCTGTCGGACAGCTTCGACTACCTGGGCGATGCGCTGACCTATCTCGTCAGCCTGTGGGCCGTCGGCCGCAGCATGCACGCCAAGACGCAGGTCGCGCGCATCAAGGGCGGCCTGATCGTGATGGCCGGGCTGCTCGTATTGGTGCAGTTGGGCTGGCGCGCGTGGCACCCGGCCGAACCGCTGTTTGCGTGGATGGGCGCGTTCAGCCTGCTCGGCCTGCTCGCCAACGGCTGGTGCCTGCTGCTCCTGTACCGGCACCGCGATGACGACCTCAACATGTCGTCGGTCTGGATCTGCTCGCGCAACGACGTGGCCGCGAATCTGTCGGTGGTGCTCGCCGCCGCCGGCGTATGGGCGTTCGACGCCGCATGGCCCGACCGACTCGTCGCCCTCGGGCTGGCGGTGCTGTTGCTGCGCTCCGGGTGCGGCGTCCTGCGCGACGCCGCACGCAGCACCCGCTGA